In a single window of the Oscarella lobularis chromosome 2, ooOscLobu1.1, whole genome shotgun sequence genome:
- the LOC136183568 gene encoding centrosomal protein of 41 kDa-like, which yields MSATTSRAKPKPKRDILNQRIPENPRYKHVKATVDTGASLSKYLEKMEDIKKNYRYRKDEIFRRIKVATFAQLVIQVHGSLFVDDGCDDDYYEDDEGVVPHLNLPESHTETAKLDEEGDGSMTARSTLSDFVRGVGEVPAKSVQPETPQADSPYLLLDVRDRDAYDACHIIGALSYPMAMLSRSCNYFTKEILTYKNKPGKIIILYDEDERIAPNAATTFVQREVDNVFMLSGGLKVLSQKFPQGLVSGPLPESCRPSPPQTGRATARQSSGSRLKTASSQPTVPVSHPQGFSSDSLVHIQNSLDDLLLAESGSSSSRASSRFTTPSQSRLASSARSTASSTKPPPGRTRPISTPWK from the exons ATGTCGGCGACAACAAGTCGAGCAAAACCCAAACCGAAAAGAGAT ATTTTGAATCAAAGGATTCCCGAAAATCCACGATACAAGCATGTGAAGGCCACAGTCGACACAG GCGCTAGCCTTAGCAAGTATTTGGAAAAAATGGAAGACATCAAGAAAA actATAGGTatcgaaaagacgaaataTTTCGACGAATCAAAGTGGCAACGTTCGCTCAATTG GTGATTCAAGTTCACGGGTCTCtttttgtcgacgacggttgcgacgacgactactacgaagacgacgaaggagtCGTACCTCATCTAAATTTACCTGAAAGCCACACAGAGACTGCAAAATTAGATGAGGAAGGTGATGGAAGTATGACAGCAAGATCAACATTATCTGA CTTTGTGAGAGGCGTCGGAGAAGTGCCTGCCAAATCCGTCCAACCGGAGACACCTCAAGCTGACTCCCCATATTTGCTTCTGGACGTGAGAGATCGCGATGCTTATGATGCTTGTCACATAATAGGAG CTTTGAGTTATCCAATGGCAATGCTGTCGCGAAGTTGCAATTATTTCACCAAGGAAATCCTTACCTAC AAAAACAAACCAGGAAAGATTATCATTCtctacgacgaagacgagcgcATTGCTCCTAATGCAGCCACGACGTTCGTCCAACGAGAAGTGGACAACGTTTTCATGCTTTCAGGAG GACTAAAGGTGCTGAGTCAGAAGTTTCCCCAAGGACTGGTGTCCGGCCCATTGCCGGAAAGCTGCCGTCCGTCTCCTCCTCAGACGGGGAGAGCCACGGCAAGGCAAAGCAGCGGCTCCAGACTTAAAACGGCTTCTTCTCAGCCAACTGTTCCTGTTTCCCACCCCCAAGGATTCTCCTCTGACA GTTTGGTTCACATTCAAAATAGTCTGGACGATCTTTTATTGGCTGAAAGCG GGTCTTCGTCATCAAGAGCCAGCAGTCGCTTCACGACTCCTTCTCAAAGCCGATTGGCCAGCAGCGCAAGAAGTACAGCTTCGTCAACGAAACCGCCGCCAGGCAGAACCAGGCCGATATCGACCCCATGGAAGTGA